One region of Dokdonia sp. 4H-3-7-5 genomic DNA includes:
- a CDS encoding HPF/RaiA family ribosome-associated protein, which produces MTITFQYVKIQESDTLSAATIEHLNKLNKKYPELIRAQVYFKVENTSAAAHQICEIEISAPGPRLFATTTAVHFETAMKETISDLNKQLSKRKAILKAH; this is translated from the coding sequence ATGACAATTACATTTCAATACGTAAAAATTCAAGAGAGTGATACATTAAGTGCTGCTACGATAGAGCATCTCAATAAACTTAATAAAAAGTATCCAGAACTTATAAGAGCTCAGGTTTACTTTAAGGTAGAAAATACTTCTGCAGCTGCCCATCAAATATGTGAGATAGAAATAAGTGCTCCTGGGCCTAGACTATTTGCCACTACAACTGCTGTACACTTTGAAACAGCAATGAAGGAAACCATCTCAGACCTCAATAAACAACTGAGTAAACGCAAAGCAATATTAAAAGCACACTAA
- a CDS encoding universal stress protein produces MKKILVPVDFSKHSEYALETASAFAKAHNAEIILLHMLGLSDSLLPKDESEGVNQAVFHMKLAEKQFKEFKDKPYMKDITVTEEVQNHTVFQDINELASQQEVDLIVMGSHGVKGLREEFVGSNTEKVVRSSTIPVLVVKEKMTSFIPKNVVFACDFKLENIKAYRDAIPLFEEMEARIHLVYVNLPTDRFKSSKEIEETMAAFMRAAEFGTELHQEDLMIVNGYTIESGLYEYAEKVGADALAMPTHGRKGLAHFFAGSVAENVANHSKLPVFTFKM; encoded by the coding sequence ATGAAAAAGATATTAGTACCTGTAGACTTTTCGAAACATTCAGAATATGCACTTGAGACTGCTTCCGCTTTCGCGAAAGCGCACAACGCAGAGATTATATTACTCCACATGTTAGGCTTATCAGATAGTCTTCTTCCTAAGGATGAAAGCGAAGGAGTAAACCAAGCTGTCTTCCATATGAAACTTGCCGAAAAGCAATTTAAAGAGTTTAAGGACAAACCTTATATGAAAGATATCACAGTCACTGAAGAAGTTCAAAATCATACAGTTTTTCAAGATATCAACGAGCTGGCATCTCAGCAGGAAGTAGATTTAATAGTCATGGGGTCGCATGGGGTTAAAGGACTCAGAGAAGAGTTTGTAGGGTCAAATACTGAGAAAGTGGTGCGTAGCTCCACAATTCCCGTGCTAGTAGTTAAAGAAAAAATGACCTCTTTTATACCTAAGAATGTTGTTTTTGCTTGTGACTTTAAATTAGAAAATATCAAAGCATATAGAGACGCAATTCCACTATTTGAAGAAATGGAGGCTCGTATCCATCTTGTATATGTGAATCTCCCTACAGATCGCTTTAAAAGCTCAAAGGAGATAGAAGAAACCATGGCAGCCTTTATGCGTGCAGCAGAGTTTGGGACAGAATTACATCAAGAAGATCTTATGATTGTAAACGGTTATACCATAGAAAGCGGACTTTATGAATATGCAGAAAAGGTAGGAGCAGATGCACTGGCAATGCCTACTCACGGTCGTAAAGGCCTAGCACATTTCTTTGCAGGTAGTGTAGCAGAGAATGTGGCAAATCATTCTAAACTACCAGTATTTACTTTTAAAATGTAA